A single window of Taeniopygia guttata chromosome 1, bTaeGut7.mat, whole genome shotgun sequence DNA harbors:
- the RAI2 gene encoding retinoic acid-induced protein 2, producing MEELYKDAPNLPMDVTNSPSAMANNKLENGVAQLITAEAWNINSADLMKKALSPLVTVPASSILTPPAESQSGVALKVAATVLQPICLGDSPVVLPIHLQVAGSAAPQMPAANAATPYVMTTQGPVPLPVLLEQHVFQHLNSPLVLPPGAACPASPLHAGLFPGSAAPVGQPQLLDPKPAGQAQEPVLPPVFQTPGFAAVLQDLFPSQGALGSAPCQPPPDYATLPPQAFSSPLSPLVPPATLLVPYPVIVPLPVPIPIPIPVPIPVPHGAEAKAAADPPKPPLFTPHSCKGTQTPLEKEETKPFEHLHPREFPQLSRHTVIKMGGENEALDLSMKGPPALRASEAVPPPPPEDGALDLSLASCRKPGAPHGEAAGPGPATAAEVGAHPAPDKLPGPAAPFGPCKAAEAAGKAEGRAAGGAAELLRQPQKWLVEQAGRAGCEPKAGNNIEIVSTSQTAKVIVSVKDAVPTIFCGKIKGLSGVSTKNFSFKRDLPQDSVLQCYDVKSPPEPRDSAEALRKPVKNRSVKLKKMNSPEIHILPIKKQRLAAFFPRK from the coding sequence ATGGAGGAGCTGTACAAGGATGCCCCCAACCTGCCTATGGATGTCACCAACTCACCCTCGGCGATGGCCAACAACAAGCTGGAAAACGGGGTGGCTCAGCTGATCACAGCAGAGGCTTGGAACATCAACTCGGCCGACCTGATGAAGAAAGCCCTTTCCCCGCTGGTGACAGTCCCTGCGTCCTCCATCCTGACGCCACCGGCCGAGTCGCAGAGCGGGGTGGCGCTGAAGGTGGCGGCCACCGTGCTGCAGCCCATCTGCCTGGGGGACAGCCCCGTGGTGCTGCCCATCCACCTGCAGGTGGCCGGCAGCGCAGCCCCACAAATGCCAGCCGCCAATGCCGCCACCCCCTACGTGATGACAACGCAGGGCCCGGTGCCGCTGCCCgtgctcctggagcagcacgTCTTCCAGCACCTGAACTCGCCCCTGGTGCTGCCCCCGGGCGCCGCCtgccccgccagccccctgcACGCCGGCCTCTTCCCCGGCAGCGCCGCCCccgtggggcagccccagctgctggaCCCCAAGCCCGCCGGCCAGGCGCAGGAGCCCGTCCTGCCCCCGGTCTTTCAGACGCCGGGGTTCGCCGCCGTCCTTCAGGACCTGTTTCCCTCACAGGGCGCGCTGGGCTCGGCCCCCTGTCAGCCGCCGCCCGACTACGCCACGCTCCCTCCGCAGGCCTTCAGCTCGCCCCTGTCCCCGCTGGTGCCGCCGGCTACGCTGCTGGTGCCCTACCCCGTCATCGTGCCCCTGCCCGTCCCCATCCctatccccatccctgtccccatccctgtgccccacGGCGCCGAGGCCAAGGCGGCCGCTGACCCGCCCAAGCCGCCGCTCTTCACCCCCCACTCCTGCAAGGGCACCCAGACAcccctggagaaggaggagacgAAGCCCTTCGAACATCTCCACCCACGGGAGTTTCCGCAGCTGAGCCGCCACACTGTCATCAAGATGGGCGGCGAGAACGAGGCGTTGGACCTGTCCATGAAAGGGCCGCCCGCGCTCCGGGCCAGCGAggcggtgccgccgccgccacccGAGGACGGGGCGCTGGACCTGTCCCTCGCCTCCTGCCGCAAGCCGGGGGCGCCGCACGGGGAGGCGgccggccccggccctgccACCGCCGCCGAGGTCGGTGCCCACCCCGCCCCGGACAAGCTCCCCGGGCCGGCCGCCCCCTTCGGGCCGTGCAAGGCCGCGGAGGCGGCGGGCAAGGCGGAGGGCAGGGccgcgggcggcgcggccgaGCTGCTGCGGCAGCCGCAGAAGTGGCTGGTGGAGCAGGCGGGCAGGGCGGGCTGCGAGCCCAAGGCCGGCAACAACATCGAGATCGTCAGCACATCGCAGACAGCCAAAGTCATCGTCTCCGTCAAGGATGCCGTGCCCACCATCTTCTGCGGCAAGATCAAGGGCTTGTCGGGGGTCTCCACCAAAAACTTTTCCTTCAAAAGGGACCTGCCCCAGGACTCGGTGCTGCAGTGCTATGATGTGAAGAGCCCGCCCGAGCCCCGGGACAGCGCAGAGGCCCTCAGGAAACCCGTCAAAAACAGGAGCGTAAAGCTAAAGAAAATGAACTCGCCGGAGATACATATTCTTCCAATCAAGAAGCAACGGCTGGCTGCCTTTTTTCCAAGAAAGTAA